Proteins encoded within one genomic window of Pseudalkalibacillus sp. SCS-8:
- a CDS encoding DUF6843 domain-containing protein — translation MFAMFWRKIVVGIVTTFATLLVLTPFIIAAPITFVIFFYVLLGIGVYGLWVSIFSDVVVPEESKLNALYTFLVHVGFVIMPVFILQIIEPRTELPFYFYFAIPISILFWMFDETLRRQRKMKWSPVLNQKEKWICGSISITILIVVLSWFSYGTLDKVTPLTRHYIPEGYEGWTYVFYDVEDYPALTKEGDYRVIKYNSEGVAWTSSSYEGSSVDDNEFYYISESGDKRIIPMDHVHFGNLSSFSYMDTDESRVIHYDAIDLIFIGTEEEFRNSPEPDYKKFIPDYDPARAEFKFEIPNEYTGWVKLDLTAHSGELTDRTIRVDQNGEATFSYPNVSFDKDYDDFHYVTDDEEKRAIPQELLSDFYYYPDLIVFYIGHREDEDLFPYQEYKKKNE, via the coding sequence ATGTTTGCGATGTTTTGGAGAAAAATTGTTGTAGGTATTGTGACGACTTTTGCGACGTTATTAGTTTTAACGCCTTTTATTATTGCGGCTCCGATTACATTTGTTATCTTTTTTTATGTGTTGCTTGGTATTGGGGTTTATGGATTGTGGGTCTCGATTTTTTCAGACGTCGTCGTACCGGAGGAATCCAAGCTAAATGCGCTTTACACATTCTTGGTCCATGTAGGTTTTGTCATCATGCCTGTCTTCATCCTTCAAATCATTGAGCCGAGGACAGAGCTTCCTTTTTATTTTTACTTCGCAATTCCAATTTCGATCTTGTTCTGGATGTTTGACGAAACGTTAAGACGACAAAGGAAAATGAAATGGTCACCGGTATTGAATCAAAAAGAGAAATGGATTTGCGGAAGCATTAGTATAACGATACTGATTGTAGTGTTAAGCTGGTTCAGCTATGGGACGCTCGATAAGGTCACTCCTTTGACAAGGCACTATATACCGGAAGGATACGAAGGTTGGACATATGTTTTTTACGATGTGGAAGATTACCCTGCATTAACAAAAGAGGGTGACTACCGCGTCATAAAGTATAATTCGGAGGGTGTAGCATGGACATCATCTTCTTATGAGGGCTCAAGCGTTGACGACAATGAATTCTATTACATAAGTGAAAGTGGCGATAAAAGGATTATCCCAATGGATCATGTTCATTTCGGTAATCTATCAAGTTTTTCTTATATGGATACTGATGAAAGCAGGGTTATCCATTATGATGCCATTGATCTGATTTTCATCGGAACAGAAGAAGAATTTCGTAATAGTCCGGAACCCGATTACAAGAAGTTTATTCCTGATTATGATCCAGCAAGAGCCGAATTTAAGTTTGAAATCCCAAATGAGTATACAGGGTGGGTTAAGCTAGACCTCACTGCTCATTCAGGCGAATTGACTGACCGAACAATACGCGTCGATCAGAACGGGGAAGCAACTTTTTCTTATCCGAACGTCTCCTTTGATAAGGATTATGACGACTTCCATTACGTAACGGATGATGAGGAGAAACGGGCGATACCCCAAGAGCTTCTTTCCGACTTTTACTATTATCCAGATTTGATCGTTTTTTACATAGGACATCGGGAAGATGAGGACTTATTTCCATACCAAGAGTACAAAAAGAAAAACGAATGA
- a CDS encoding DUF2524 family protein: protein MTEHESLQMFLNRAHQVIDYATEQNELYNRQEPQIDQEVYSSAQQQLEEAYIDLQKVSNSATPQQREEIQRVMAQILQLQSDMIINDH from the coding sequence ATGACTGAACATGAATCCCTGCAAATGTTCCTGAATCGTGCCCATCAAGTCATCGACTATGCAACTGAGCAGAATGAGCTCTATAACCGACAAGAACCGCAGATTGATCAAGAGGTCTATTCCAGTGCCCAACAACAACTCGAAGAGGCTTATATCGATCTACAGAAGGTTTCCAACAGTGCAACTCCCCAGCAACGCGAAGAAATTCAGCGCGTCATGGCACAAATCCTGCAGCTGCAAAGTGACATGATCATCAACGACCACTAA
- a CDS encoding YjcZ family sporulation protein: MSDGYKKKRGSGFTLIVVLFILLIIVGAACFCGDDYGYGYGGGCCDGGYGGYGGYGW; this comes from the coding sequence ATGAGTGATGGATACAAGAAGAAGCGTGGAAGTGGGTTTACGCTGATTGTTGTTTTGTTTATCCTGCTAATTATCGTAGGAGCAGCTTGCTTCTGTGGTGACGATTACGGCTATGGCTATGGCGGAGGATGCTGTGACGGCGGATACGGCGGATATGGCGGGTACGGCTGGTAA
- a CDS encoding NAD-dependent deacylase, producing the protein MMERQNVEQLAEWMRESEKTVVLTGAGMSTESGIPDFRSKKGWWKKIDPMSVSTTEALENEYELFHDFYQVRLTDLNACRPHSGHHVLADWEKQGLLSAIVTQNVDGFHHAAGNEKVFELHGSLRSILCSECGRGADEESFLNHKACLSCEGNLRPDIVLFGEMLPQDVWGEAIREIEQSDLLIVIGSSLKVAPANELPFLSTGKKVIINNEETYLHNAFDLHVDGNAGTVLETLQELVKEG; encoded by the coding sequence ATGATGGAAAGACAGAATGTAGAACAGTTGGCAGAATGGATGAGGGAATCGGAAAAAACAGTCGTGTTGACAGGTGCTGGAATGTCTACGGAAAGCGGAATTCCGGATTTTCGGTCTAAAAAAGGCTGGTGGAAGAAAATCGATCCAATGTCGGTTTCCACGACAGAGGCATTGGAGAACGAATATGAATTGTTCCACGACTTTTACCAAGTGCGTCTGACCGATTTAAATGCTTGTCGGCCTCATTCCGGTCACCATGTACTAGCTGATTGGGAAAAGCAAGGACTGTTATCTGCGATCGTGACTCAGAACGTCGATGGATTCCACCATGCTGCAGGGAATGAAAAGGTGTTTGAATTACATGGCTCACTACGCTCCATTTTGTGCTCCGAGTGCGGCAGAGGAGCCGATGAAGAGTCGTTTCTTAATCATAAAGCATGCCTAAGCTGTGAAGGGAACTTGCGGCCTGACATCGTCCTGTTCGGCGAGATGCTACCACAGGATGTATGGGGAGAAGCCATCCGTGAAATTGAGCAGTCGGACCTGTTGATTGTAATCGGTTCAAGCTTGAAAGTAGCCCCAGCGAATGAACTTCCATTTTTAAGTACAGGGAAGAAAGTCATCATCAACAATGAAGAAACGTATTTACATAATGCCTTTGATTTGCACGTTGATGGGAATGCTGGGACGGTTTTAGAAACGTTACAAGAATTAGTTAAGGAGGGTTAG
- a CDS encoding DUF2164 domain-containing protein: MKVIKISKEDREQLIENIQGYFVDERGEEIGELAAGLLLDFFLSEAGPFVYNQGVQDAKRLMFDKMENMGEDLDALQRPIQLHRRY, from the coding sequence ATGAAAGTGATAAAAATTTCAAAGGAAGATCGTGAACAGCTCATTGAAAACATACAAGGCTATTTTGTCGATGAACGTGGAGAAGAAATTGGGGAATTGGCAGCTGGGTTGTTGTTGGATTTCTTCCTAAGCGAAGCGGGGCCATTTGTCTATAATCAAGGTGTTCAGGACGCTAAGCGATTGATGTTCGACAAAATGGAAAACATGGGAGAAGATCTCGATGCTCTGCAACGCCCCATCCAATTACATAGACGCTATTAG
- a CDS encoding gamma-glutamylcyclotransferase family protein → MNVVFVYGTLRIGEKNHHLLKNAKRVSDQAWIGGKLFDTGLGYPALSLQQFGKVYGELYEVDDEMLKSLDLLEGYTVGRQDNLYEREVRTITTVKGSCEAYIYTVDHNLSLCKECIPNGDWVKRAETYDDFSIS, encoded by the coding sequence ATGAACGTGGTATTCGTATATGGAACACTTCGAATAGGGGAAAAGAATCACCATTTGCTGAAAAATGCGAAGAGGGTGTCCGATCAAGCGTGGATTGGGGGAAAGCTGTTCGATACAGGATTGGGCTATCCAGCACTATCCTTACAGCAGTTTGGAAAGGTTTACGGAGAACTGTATGAAGTGGATGATGAAATGCTGAAAAGCTTGGATTTATTAGAAGGGTACACGGTTGGTCGCCAAGACAATTTGTATGAGCGGGAAGTCAGGACAATTACAACTGTCAAAGGATCGTGTGAAGCATACATCTACACAGTCGATCATAATCTCTCCTTATGTAAAGAATGCATTCCGAATGGTGATTGGGTGAAGCGGGCTGAAACCTATGATGATTTTTCCATTTCATGA
- a CDS encoding GNAT family N-acetyltransferase, which produces MFEIQTERLRLRPLRRTDVTNLMKIFGDPVAMNYYPGTKSEDEAVEWIDWNIANYDAFNVGLWAVELKQDGTFIGQCGIVPQKVNGEMMMEIGYLFIRDYWGHGFATEAASACLNYGLHTCRYPKMISLITPDNLPSIAVATRIGMKKNEHIEKWGKRIDVYSTSLHEMEKSS; this is translated from the coding sequence TTGTTTGAGATACAGACGGAACGTTTGAGGCTTCGACCTTTACGCCGAACCGACGTCACGAATTTGATGAAAATATTCGGTGATCCGGTGGCTATGAATTATTATCCTGGCACGAAGTCAGAGGATGAAGCTGTAGAATGGATCGATTGGAACATTGCGAATTACGATGCATTCAATGTCGGCCTTTGGGCAGTGGAATTAAAGCAGGATGGGACCTTCATTGGTCAATGTGGGATCGTCCCCCAAAAGGTCAATGGCGAAATGATGATGGAGATCGGTTATTTGTTCATAAGAGACTATTGGGGACATGGCTTTGCAACAGAGGCGGCGTCTGCGTGTCTGAATTATGGATTACATACTTGTCGATATCCTAAGATGATTTCTCTGATTACTCCGGATAATTTACCCTCCATTGCTGTAGCAACGAGGATCGGTATGAAGAAGAATGAGCATATTGAAAAATGGGGTAAACGGATTGATGTATACAGCACTTCCCTTCATGAAATGGAAAAATCATCATAG
- a CDS encoding GNAT family protein, with amino-acid sequence MAYDLKVETERLTIRPYHQRDYSNWLHEHKRRQPAQHKYDQGSTDMSECTEIWFHQMVESQQELIAKDDCYIFGVFHKQTGVHIGTIDLSTLMRYDFQWGRIGYMIHNHQWRKGFGREAVQASLSLAFKKLDFHRIEAHINLDNEASIKLAESVGMQFECIRKGFIFEFGEWTDNLIYYITADTPLK; translated from the coding sequence ATGGCCTATGATTTGAAGGTTGAAACAGAGCGGCTAACCATACGCCCATATCATCAAAGAGACTATTCGAATTGGTTGCATGAGCACAAAAGGCGACAGCCGGCTCAGCATAAGTATGATCAAGGTTCCACCGATATGAGTGAATGCACGGAAATTTGGTTCCATCAGATGGTGGAGAGTCAGCAGGAATTGATCGCCAAGGATGATTGCTATATCTTTGGGGTGTTTCATAAACAGACGGGTGTTCATATTGGGACAATCGATCTTTCTACACTAATGCGTTATGACTTCCAATGGGGCAGGATTGGCTATATGATCCACAATCATCAATGGAGGAAAGGATTCGGTCGGGAAGCAGTCCAAGCGTCGTTAAGCCTTGCTTTCAAAAAGCTGGATTTCCATCGGATCGAGGCACATATCAATTTAGACAATGAGGCTTCAATCAAATTAGCTGAAAGCGTCGGAATGCAATTTGAATGTATCCGGAAAGGATTCATATTTGAGTTCGGAGAATGGACAGATAACTTGATTTATTACATAACCGCTGACACCCCTCTAAAATAA
- a CDS encoding VOC family protein, which translates to MKGTKSPINRVGTPFVHVKDLQKSAAWYAELLGKESPKVDPDHPVHYYELEGGGGFLLDDDRNNAPGTEASIMLHTEDIDAAYSFVKEKGGIIVREIERHPDVSFFNFKDPDGNVLMICEQHENS; encoded by the coding sequence GTGAAGGGAACAAAGAGTCCGATTAACCGTGTAGGCACGCCATTCGTCCATGTCAAGGATCTGCAGAAATCAGCTGCTTGGTATGCAGAATTACTGGGGAAAGAGTCCCCGAAAGTCGACCCTGACCATCCCGTACATTATTACGAATTAGAGGGAGGCGGTGGTTTCCTCCTGGATGATGATCGCAACAACGCTCCGGGTACGGAAGCCTCCATCATGCTTCATACAGAAGATATAGATGCAGCTTATTCCTTTGTGAAGGAAAAAGGCGGCATCATCGTCAGGGAGATTGAAAGACATCCGGATGTCTCCTTCTTCAATTTCAAGGACCCAGATGGAAACGTCCTCATGATTTGTGAGCAGCACGAAAATAGCTGA
- a CDS encoding GNAT family protein translates to MFIFPIDQDLSLKLLEKKDIPELFALVDQSRNHLRKWLPWVDGMEKEEDYEPIIEMWLKQFAANDGFQVGILYQNQLAGMIGFHQIDHANRKTSIGYWLADHYQGKGIMTKATEALVDYAFHTLHLNRVEIQCGTENKKSAAIPKRLGFKKEGIIRDAEYLYDHYHDCALYSMLRKEYIKEG, encoded by the coding sequence ATGTTCATCTTTCCGATTGATCAAGATCTGTCACTGAAGCTACTAGAAAAAAAGGATATTCCAGAGCTGTTTGCTCTTGTCGATCAGTCCAGGAATCACTTAAGAAAATGGCTGCCCTGGGTCGATGGAATGGAAAAGGAGGAAGACTATGAGCCGATCATTGAGATGTGGTTGAAGCAATTTGCTGCCAATGACGGTTTTCAAGTCGGAATTCTTTATCAAAATCAATTGGCAGGAATGATCGGTTTTCATCAGATCGACCATGCAAACCGAAAAACTTCAATTGGTTATTGGTTAGCAGATCACTATCAAGGTAAAGGCATCATGACAAAAGCAACGGAAGCACTAGTTGACTATGCATTCCACACACTTCATCTGAACAGGGTGGAAATACAATGTGGTACCGAAAATAAGAAAAGTGCCGCCATACCAAAACGATTGGGCTTCAAAAAAGAAGGGATCATAAGGGATGCGGAATACTTATATGACCACTATCACGATTGTGCGTTGTACAGTATGTTGAGAAAAGAATACATAAAGGAAGGGTGA
- a CDS encoding DinB family protein: protein MTKTEITLRFVRFSQWVQSLESLSDDEWFQPLRHGKWSVSEIIAHLTYWDRYFLKERYPKMKAGAKLPRAIDVDVMNQRASLYAKSGVKKDDLIKEFLETRDLIVKAINARSEEDMDTVFFNRGHEETLRDYLINLCEHDRHHKLQIEEFLNRKYETEEMN from the coding sequence ATGACTAAAACAGAAATTACATTGCGGTTCGTCCGTTTCAGCCAGTGGGTACAGAGTCTCGAATCCCTCAGTGATGATGAATGGTTCCAGCCGCTCCGACATGGAAAGTGGTCCGTTTCCGAAATCATCGCTCATCTGACTTATTGGGACAGATACTTCCTTAAGGAAAGATACCCTAAGATGAAAGCAGGTGCGAAGCTCCCTCGAGCGATTGATGTCGATGTCATGAATCAGCGCGCTTCCCTTTATGCAAAGAGTGGCGTTAAGAAGGATGACCTTATCAAGGAGTTTCTGGAAACAAGAGATTTGATCGTAAAAGCCATCAATGCCCGCTCCGAAGAGGATATGGATACGGTGTTTTTCAATCGAGGGCATGAAGAAACGTTAAGGGATTACTTAATCAATCTATGTGAGCATGACAGGCATCATAAGCTTCAAATTGAAGAATTCCTCAATCGAAAATATGAAACAGAAGAGATGAATTAA